The following coding sequences are from one Deinococcus cellulosilyticus NBRC 106333 = KACC 11606 window:
- a CDS encoding response regulator, whose translation MQYKVILIEDDYLVAKVNRETIEKHPSFHVIGHADGFQTGLKLIRSLEPDLIVIDTYLPDGTGLDLLKTIRQENISTDAIMLTAASDLDSVQQALRDGILDYLIKPVQDSRLLQTLERFVERHRLSVQKLTQAKLDRMLGLRQEGHLPKGIHAHTLREIKGLLEAIPEGLTADEVSERLSINRVTAWRYLEYLLELGELGVGLQYGAVGRPTKRYRRA comes from the coding sequence ATGCAGTATAAAGTGATCCTGATTGAAGACGATTATCTGGTGGCCAAGGTCAACCGGGAGACCATCGAGAAACACCCCAGTTTTCATGTGATCGGGCACGCCGATGGGTTCCAGACCGGCCTGAAACTGATCCGCAGTCTGGAACCGGACCTGATCGTGATTGACACCTACCTTCCAGATGGAACGGGCCTGGATCTTCTGAAGACCATCCGGCAGGAGAACATCTCCACGGATGCCATCATGCTGACGGCTGCCTCTGATCTGGACAGTGTGCAGCAGGCCCTGAGGGACGGCATTCTGGATTACCTGATCAAACCTGTGCAGGACAGCAGATTGCTGCAGACCCTGGAGCGATTTGTCGAAAGGCACAGGCTTTCTGTCCAGAAGCTCACCCAGGCCAAGCTGGACCGGATGCTGGGCCTCCGTCAGGAGGGACACCTTCCCAAGGGCATCCACGCCCACACCCTGCGGGAAATCAAAGGCCTGCTGGAAGCCATTCCCGAGGGCCTCACTGCAGATGAGGTCAGCGAAAGGCTCTCCATCAATCGGGTGACCGCCTGGCGGTACCTGGAGTACCTGCTTGAACTTGGAGAGCTCGGGGTGGGATTGCAGTATGGGGCGGTGGG